From a region of the Odontesthes bonariensis isolate fOdoBon6 chromosome 2, fOdoBon6.hap1, whole genome shotgun sequence genome:
- the ifngr1l gene encoding growth/differentiation factor 10b isoform X2 — MDVSTLRPLFLVFLWMKLLSANVAPPTDVTLQCGNLRNILSWGYDKLSPGLRFKVDIRSDLGLQGCPNELWVDQPDLQADVSFLSDRSTSYYLTVTAFIGQNKSDSMPSDGIIFSYYKKALVNQKCSLDLPPVDIIAQTPNEVLFRFEHPWQVYYQNRSQCTKQGKIKTHKNRIGVKLPCFKYYVSVDKKEPFEVTCEERVCEKILGVDPKEEEHCLNMSDMEVETISVKAKEDYCIPSLKPLSLNPTYIYIGVTVLALMVGALVLFMLFHKKTRPPTALPRFMEKKYPAAQESTQQTKESFSHVEVEIDSTKSLLATPEAETGIEFPSDLNGCTENDLRMPIGMPSRDEGAPQDRKEGSLNGENAPYMQGNNLDDDDDDDDDDDDDDDEETASTEVQSSGYETRPVPVNLAPEENAVGYRH; from the exons tGGCGCCTCCCACAGATGTCACCCTTCAGTGCGGCAACCTACGCAACATCCTGTCGTGGGGCTACGACAAGCTCTCACCCGGGCTCAGATTTAAAGTGGATATTCGTTCAGATCTAGGACTGCAGGG ATGCCCTAATGAACTTTGGGTTGACCAACCCGATCTACAAGCCGATGTTTCATTTCTCTCAGACCGGAGCACATCGTACTATCTCACAGTAACAGCTTTTATTGGTCAGAATAAATCCGATAGCATGCCCTCGGATGGAATCATTTTCAGCTACTACAAAAAAGCCCTGGTAAATCAGAAAT GTTCTCTGGACCTTCCGCCTGTTGACATCATTGCCCAAACACCGAATGAAGTCCTCTTTCGCTTCGAGCATCCCTGGCAGGTGTACTACCAAAATCGGTCTCAATGTACAAAACAAGggaagattaaaacacacaagaATCGGATCGGCGTAAAGCTCCCATGTTTTAAATACTACGTCAGCGTGGACAAG AAGGAGCCATTCGAAGTCACATGTGAGGAAAGGGTGTGTGAGAAGATTCTGGGAGTGGATCCCAAAGAGGAGGAGCACTGTCTGAACATGTCTGACATGGAGGTGGAGACGATATCGGTCAAAGCCAAAGAGGATTACTGCATCCCGTCACTTAAACCGCTTTCTCTCA ATCCCACCTACATCTACATCGGGGTCACCGTGTTGGCCCTGATGGTTGGCGCTCTTGTCCTCTTCATGCTTTTCCACAAAAAGACGAGACCCCCGACCGCTCTACCCAGATTCATG gaaaagaaataCCCAGCGGCGCAAGAGTCCACACAACAAACTAAGGAATCATTCTCTCACGTCGAGGTGGAGATCGACTCAACCAAGTCTCTGCTGGCAACTCCTGAGGCGGAGACCGGAATAGAATTCCCTTCGGATTTGAATGGATGTACTGAAAATGATCTACGCATGCCCATCGGGATGCCGTCGAGGGATGAAGGTGCGCCACAGGACCGGAAGGAAGGGAGCCTTAATGGTGAAAATGCGCCATACATGCAAGGCAACAActtggatgatgatgatgatgatgatgatgatgatgatgatgatgatgatgaggagacGGCATCCACTGAGGTACAGTCCTCCGGTTATGAGACACGTCCGGTGCCTGTTAACTTGGCACCTGAGGAAAACGCTGTGGGATATCGTCACTGA
- the ifngr1l gene encoding growth/differentiation factor 10b isoform X1, whose translation MDVSTLRPLFLVFLWMKLLSANVAPPTDVTLQCGNLRNILSWGYDKLSPGLRFKVDIRSDLGLQGCPNELWVDQPDLQADVSFLSDRSTSYYLTVTAFIGQNKSDSMPSDGIIFSYYKKALVNQKCSLDLPPVDIIAQTPNEVLFRFEHPWQVYYQNRSQCTKQGKIKTHKNRIGVKLPCFKYYVSVDKQKEPFEVTCEERVCEKILGVDPKEEEHCLNMSDMEVETISVKAKEDYCIPSLKPLSLNPTYIYIGVTVLALMVGALVLFMLFHKKTRPPTALPRFMEKKYPAAQESTQQTKESFSHVEVEIDSTKSLLATPEAETGIEFPSDLNGCTENDLRMPIGMPSRDEGAPQDRKEGSLNGENAPYMQGNNLDDDDDDDDDDDDDDDEETASTEVQSSGYETRPVPVNLAPEENAVGYRH comes from the exons tGGCGCCTCCCACAGATGTCACCCTTCAGTGCGGCAACCTACGCAACATCCTGTCGTGGGGCTACGACAAGCTCTCACCCGGGCTCAGATTTAAAGTGGATATTCGTTCAGATCTAGGACTGCAGGG ATGCCCTAATGAACTTTGGGTTGACCAACCCGATCTACAAGCCGATGTTTCATTTCTCTCAGACCGGAGCACATCGTACTATCTCACAGTAACAGCTTTTATTGGTCAGAATAAATCCGATAGCATGCCCTCGGATGGAATCATTTTCAGCTACTACAAAAAAGCCCTGGTAAATCAGAAAT GTTCTCTGGACCTTCCGCCTGTTGACATCATTGCCCAAACACCGAATGAAGTCCTCTTTCGCTTCGAGCATCCCTGGCAGGTGTACTACCAAAATCGGTCTCAATGTACAAAACAAGggaagattaaaacacacaagaATCGGATCGGCGTAAAGCTCCCATGTTTTAAATACTACGTCAGCGTGGACAAG CAGAAGGAGCCATTCGAAGTCACATGTGAGGAAAGGGTGTGTGAGAAGATTCTGGGAGTGGATCCCAAAGAGGAGGAGCACTGTCTGAACATGTCTGACATGGAGGTGGAGACGATATCGGTCAAAGCCAAAGAGGATTACTGCATCCCGTCACTTAAACCGCTTTCTCTCA ATCCCACCTACATCTACATCGGGGTCACCGTGTTGGCCCTGATGGTTGGCGCTCTTGTCCTCTTCATGCTTTTCCACAAAAAGACGAGACCCCCGACCGCTCTACCCAGATTCATG gaaaagaaataCCCAGCGGCGCAAGAGTCCACACAACAAACTAAGGAATCATTCTCTCACGTCGAGGTGGAGATCGACTCAACCAAGTCTCTGCTGGCAACTCCTGAGGCGGAGACCGGAATAGAATTCCCTTCGGATTTGAATGGATGTACTGAAAATGATCTACGCATGCCCATCGGGATGCCGTCGAGGGATGAAGGTGCGCCACAGGACCGGAAGGAAGGGAGCCTTAATGGTGAAAATGCGCCATACATGCAAGGCAACAActtggatgatgatgatgatgatgatgatgatgatgatgatgatgatgatgaggagacGGCATCCACTGAGGTACAGTCCTCCGGTTATGAGACACGTCCGGTGCCTGTTAACTTGGCACCTGAGGAAAACGCTGTGGGATATCGTCACTGA